The proteins below come from a single Orcinus orca chromosome 6, mOrcOrc1.1, whole genome shotgun sequence genomic window:
- the TOR2A gene encoding prosalusin isoform X1, with protein MAAVRRGCRPGGSLLGLLGLVSAAAAAWDLTSLRCNFGAFCECDFRPDFQGLECDLAQHLAGQHLARALVVKALKAFVQDPAPTKPLVLSLHGWTGTGKSYVTSLLAHYLFRGGLRSPHVHHFSPVIHFPHPGHLERYKKDLKSWVQGNLTACSRSLFLFDEMDKLAPGLIEAQRPWLTGPATQRHVGSSRTGARTHVPCIGRQTLNHCATREAPTRPILMPHCSPRGWVRESRNTGGEQINQLVLEAWRSRREREEIRVQELEPVISQAVLDNPNHGFWHSGIMEEHLLDALVPFLPLQRHHVQHCVLNELAQLGLEPRDEVVQAVLDSTTFFPEDEQLFSSNGCKTVASRIAFFL; from the exons ATGGCGGCTGTGAGGCGCGGCTGCCGGCCCGGGGGCTCGCTCCTCGGGCTGCTCGGGCTGGTTTCGGCCGCGGCCGCCGCCTGGGACCTGACTTCGCTGCGCTGCAACTTCGGCGCCTTCTGCGAATGTGACTTCCGGCCCGACTTCCAGG GTCTGGAGTGTGACCTGGCACAGCACCTGGCGGGCCAGCATTTGGCCAGGGCGCTGGTGGTGAAGGCACTGAAGGCCTTCGTGCAGGATCCAGCCCCCACCAAGCCACTGGTCCTCTCTCTGCATGGCTGGACTGGCACCGGCAAGTCCTATGTCACCTCCCTGCTGGCACACTACCTCTTCCGGGGTGGCCTCCGCAGCCCCCACGTGCACCACTTTTCCCCGGTCATCCACTTCCCCCACCCCGGCCACCTGGAGCGCTACAAG AAGGATCTGAAGAGCTGGGTCCAGGGAAACCTCACTGCCTGCAGccgctctctcttcctcttcgaTGAGATGGACAAGCTGGCCCCAGGCCTGATAGAG gctcagcggccatggctcacgggcccagccactcagcggcatgtgggatcttcccggaccggggcacgaacccatgtcccctgcatcggcaggcagactctcaaccactgcgccaccagggaagccccaacacggCCAATCTTAATGCCCCACTGTTCTCCTAGAGGCTGGGTGAGGGAAAGTCG CAACACTGGCGGCGAGCAGATCAACCAGCTGGTGTTGGAGGCATGGCGCAGCCGCCGGGAGCGTGAGGAGATCCGCGTGCAGGAGCTGGAGCCGGTTATCTCCCAGGCTGTGCTGGACAACCCGAACC ATGGCTTCTGGCACTCCGGCATCATGGAAGAGCATCTCCTGGATGCCCTGGTGCCCTTCCTACCTCTCCAGAGGCACCACGTGCAGCACTGTGTGCTCAACGAGCTGGCCCAGCTAGGCCTGGAGCCAAGGGATGAGGTCGTCCAGGCCGTGCTGGACAGCACCACCTTCTTCCCTGAGGACGAGCAGCTCTTTTCCTCCAATGGCTGCAAGACTGTGGCATCCCGGATCGCCTTCTTCCTCTGA
- the TOR2A gene encoding prosalusin isoform X3: MDKLAPGLIEVLRPFLGSSWVVYGTNYRKAIFIFISNTGGEQINQLVLEAWRSRREREEIRVQELEPVISQAVLDNPNHGFWHSGIMEEHLLDALVPFLPLQRHHVQHCVLNELAQLGLEPRDEVVQAVLDSTTFFPEDEQLFSSNGCKTVASRIAFFL; this comes from the exons ATGGACAAGCTGGCCCCAGGCCTGATAGAGGTCCTGAGACCTTTCCTGGGGTCCTCCTGGGTTGTCTATGGGACCAACTATCGCAAAGCCATCTTCATCTTCATCAG CAACACTGGCGGCGAGCAGATCAACCAGCTGGTGTTGGAGGCATGGCGCAGCCGCCGGGAGCGTGAGGAGATCCGCGTGCAGGAGCTGGAGCCGGTTATCTCCCAGGCTGTGCTGGACAACCCGAACC ATGGCTTCTGGCACTCCGGCATCATGGAAGAGCATCTCCTGGATGCCCTGGTGCCCTTCCTACCTCTCCAGAGGCACCACGTGCAGCACTGTGTGCTCAACGAGCTGGCCCAGCTAGGCCTGGAGCCAAGGGATGAGGTCGTCCAGGCCGTGCTGGACAGCACCACCTTCTTCCCTGAGGACGAGCAGCTCTTTTCCTCCAATGGCTGCAAGACTGTGGCATCCCGGATCGCCTTCTTCCTCTGA
- the TOR2A gene encoding prosalusin isoform X2 gives MAAVRRGCRPGGSLLGLLGLVSAAAAAWDLTSLRCNFGAFCECDFRPDFQGLECDLAQHLAGQHLARALVVKALKAFVQDPAPTKPLVLSLHGWTGTGKSYVTSLLAHYLFRGGLRSPHVHHFSPVIHFPHPGHLERYKKDLKSWVQGNLTACSRSLFLFDEMDKLAPGLIEVLRPFLGSSWVVYGTNYRKAIFIFISNTGGEQINQLVLEAWRSRREREEIRVQELEPVISQAVLDNPNHGFWHSGIMEEHLLDALVPFLPLQRHHVQHCVLNELAQLGLEPRDEVVQAVLDSTTFFPEDEQLFSSNGCKTVASRIAFFL, from the exons ATGGCGGCTGTGAGGCGCGGCTGCCGGCCCGGGGGCTCGCTCCTCGGGCTGCTCGGGCTGGTTTCGGCCGCGGCCGCCGCCTGGGACCTGACTTCGCTGCGCTGCAACTTCGGCGCCTTCTGCGAATGTGACTTCCGGCCCGACTTCCAGG GTCTGGAGTGTGACCTGGCACAGCACCTGGCGGGCCAGCATTTGGCCAGGGCGCTGGTGGTGAAGGCACTGAAGGCCTTCGTGCAGGATCCAGCCCCCACCAAGCCACTGGTCCTCTCTCTGCATGGCTGGACTGGCACCGGCAAGTCCTATGTCACCTCCCTGCTGGCACACTACCTCTTCCGGGGTGGCCTCCGCAGCCCCCACGTGCACCACTTTTCCCCGGTCATCCACTTCCCCCACCCCGGCCACCTGGAGCGCTACAAG AAGGATCTGAAGAGCTGGGTCCAGGGAAACCTCACTGCCTGCAGccgctctctcttcctcttcgaTGAGATGGACAAGCTGGCCCCAGGCCTGATAGAGGTCCTGAGACCTTTCCTGGGGTCCTCCTGGGTTGTCTATGGGACCAACTATCGCAAAGCCATCTTCATCTTCATCAG CAACACTGGCGGCGAGCAGATCAACCAGCTGGTGTTGGAGGCATGGCGCAGCCGCCGGGAGCGTGAGGAGATCCGCGTGCAGGAGCTGGAGCCGGTTATCTCCCAGGCTGTGCTGGACAACCCGAACC ATGGCTTCTGGCACTCCGGCATCATGGAAGAGCATCTCCTGGATGCCCTGGTGCCCTTCCTACCTCTCCAGAGGCACCACGTGCAGCACTGTGTGCTCAACGAGCTGGCCCAGCTAGGCCTGGAGCCAAGGGATGAGGTCGTCCAGGCCGTGCTGGACAGCACCACCTTCTTCCCTGAGGACGAGCAGCTCTTTTCCTCCAATGGCTGCAAGACTGTGGCATCCCGGATCGCCTTCTTCCTCTGA
- the TOR2A gene encoding prosalusin isoform X4: protein MAAVRRGCRPGGSLLGLLGLVSAAAAAWDLTSLRCNFGAFCECDFRPDFQGLECDLAQHLAGQHLARALVVKALKAFVQDPAPTKPLVLSLHGWTGTGKSYVTSLLAHYLFRGGLRSPHVHHFSPVIHFPHPGHLERYKKDLKSWVQGNLTACSRSLFLFDEMDKLAPGLIEVLRPFLGSSWVVYGTNYRKAIFIFIRWLLALRHHGRASPGCPGALPTSPEAPRAALCAQRAGPARPGAKG, encoded by the exons ATGGCGGCTGTGAGGCGCGGCTGCCGGCCCGGGGGCTCGCTCCTCGGGCTGCTCGGGCTGGTTTCGGCCGCGGCCGCCGCCTGGGACCTGACTTCGCTGCGCTGCAACTTCGGCGCCTTCTGCGAATGTGACTTCCGGCCCGACTTCCAGG GTCTGGAGTGTGACCTGGCACAGCACCTGGCGGGCCAGCATTTGGCCAGGGCGCTGGTGGTGAAGGCACTGAAGGCCTTCGTGCAGGATCCAGCCCCCACCAAGCCACTGGTCCTCTCTCTGCATGGCTGGACTGGCACCGGCAAGTCCTATGTCACCTCCCTGCTGGCACACTACCTCTTCCGGGGTGGCCTCCGCAGCCCCCACGTGCACCACTTTTCCCCGGTCATCCACTTCCCCCACCCCGGCCACCTGGAGCGCTACAAG AAGGATCTGAAGAGCTGGGTCCAGGGAAACCTCACTGCCTGCAGccgctctctcttcctcttcgaTGAGATGGACAAGCTGGCCCCAGGCCTGATAGAGGTCCTGAGACCTTTCCTGGGGTCCTCCTGGGTTGTCTATGGGACCAACTATCGCAAAGCCATCTTCATCTTCATCAG ATGGCTTCTGGCACTCCGGCATCATGGAAGAGCATCTCCTGGATGCCCTGGTGCCCTTCCTACCTCTCCAGAGGCACCACGTGCAGCACTGTGTGCTCAACGAGCTGGCCCAGCTAGGCCTGGAGCCAAGGGATGA